The genomic interval CCTGATGGCGCGCGCTACCTGGCGCACGCCATGCCACTCAACCCAATGCAGAATTCAAGAACAGGAGGCACGCGATGCCTGCTCTTTCGGACAACGCTGTCCATCGCAATACCCCTACCGTCACGGTCGTGGACAACCGCGGCCTGGTGGCCCGGACCATCCACTACCATCGCCACCCGGACACGCCGACCCTGACGCAACCTCGGATTACGCGCCAGCAGCATGACGCCAAGGGTTTCATGACCCACAGTTGCGACCCGCGCCTGCACGCCAGCGGCCGGGGTAACTTTGCCTGGCTGACCGACCTGGCCGGCACCCCGGTGTGCACCCAAAGCGCCGACGCCGGCGTGTCGATCAACCTGAGCGATGCAGCGGGGCGCCCGTTGCTTGCCGTGTCGCGAATCGCGCTTGATGAGCGCGGCGAGCACGTGCGCAGTGAAGCGGTCACCCGCACTTGGCACTACGAGAACGCCACCCTGCCTGGGCGCCTCGTGGGCATTAGCGAACAGGTCAATGGCCACGCGGCTTGTCGGTTGGAGCGGGTGGTATATGCCGGCAACAGCGCCGCAGAAAAAGCCCACAATCTGGCGGGCCAGGCGAGCCGGCACTACCACACCGCCGGTGTGCTGCAGACCCATGGCGTTGGCTTGACCGGTGTACCCCTAGCGACCACGCAGCGTTTGCTGGTGGATGCCGATAACCCGCAGGTGGAGGCGGATTGGCAAAGTGAACAGCCTGCCGATTGGGAGGCCCAACTGCAGCCGGAAAGCGAAGCCAGCACCACGCTGAGCACGGTGGATGCGACCGGTGCACCCTTGACGACGCGTGATGCCGCAGGCCATCTGCGTCGCCAGGCTTACGACGTGGCGGGCCTGCTCACGCAGCGTTGGCTGACGCTCGAGGGCGGCCCTGAGCAGGTCATTCTCAACGCCTTGAGCTATTCGGCGGCTGGGCAAAAGCTGCGCGAGGAGCACGGTAACGGCTTGGTCACCCAATACTGCTACGAACCGCGCACACAGTTGCTGGCAGAAGTACGCACCGAGCGCCCGACAGGGCACGCGCAAGGGGCCAAGGTGCTGCAAGATCTGCGCTACGCTTACGACCCGGTGGGCAATGTGCTCAGTGTGCGCAACGACGCCGAAGAAACCCGCTTCTGGCGCAATCAGAAAGTCGAACCGCTAAGCACCTATGTCTATGACAGCCTGTACCGGCTGGCCAGCGCCACCGGGCGCGAGATGGCCAATGCCGGCCAGCAGGGCGTCAATCTGCCGGATATGGCGATCCTCGATAACGTCACCTACAGCTGCTACAACCGCACCTATACCTACGACATGGCGGGCAACCTGACCCGCATCCGCCACAGCGCGCCCGCCACCAACCACAGCTACACCACCGATATCACCGTCAGCGACCGCAGCAACCGGGCCGTGGACAGCGCGCTAACCCAGGACCCGACCGCCGTCGAGGCGTTGTTCAACGCCAGTGGCCAGCAAAAGGCGTTGTTGCCGGGCCAGCAACTGAGCTGGACACCGCGCGGTGAGTTGCACGCCGTTACCCAGGTCATGCGCGAAGGGGCGGCGGACGATGGCGAAAGTTATCGCTATGACATTGGCAACCAACGCGTGCTCAAGGTCAGTACCCAAAAGACCGCGGCCCACATGCGCACGCAACGTGTGCAGTACCTGCCAGGCCTGGAGCTGCGCAGTACAACCCAGGGCGGCACGTTGACCGAACAGTTGCAGGTGGTGCTGGTGGGCGACGCTGGGCACGCCCAGGTGCGGGCCTTGCACTGGGCTGCAGGCAAACCCCCAGAACTTGCCAACGCGCAACTGCGTTACAGCTATGCCGACCAACTGGGCAGCGGTTGCCTGGAGGTCGATGGCAGTGGTGCGGTGATTAGTCGAGAGGAGTACTACCCGTACGGCGGCACGGCGGTATGGGCCGCTCGCAGTGAAGTGCAGGGGCGCTACAAGTTTGTTCGTTATTCGGGCAAGGAGCGCGATGCGACAGGGCTGTACTACTACGGGTATCGCTATTACCAGCCTTGGCTGGGGCGGTGGTTGAGTGCGGACCCGGCAGGTACGGTGGATGGCTTGAACTTGTACGCGATGGTGCGTAACAACCCGATGACATTGGTTGATGAGTTGGGGTTGAGGGGCAAAGGGAAAAAGAACAAGGGCGGGGGGAACAGCTCCGGAGCACAAGGCACGTCGGTTGCCAGCGGGGCCGGTGACGCTGCTAATGACCCAGTCGCATCAACTTCAGCTTCTGCAGGGGCGAGCCGAGATGGTGCTGGTCTGCTCGCTTCATCCTCTCAATTAGAGCCCTCTGCAGCAGATACCCAAGACGACGATGGCTGGTCGCAAGCTCCTAGTCCTAAGAGTAAGCAGGCAAGCAGGTCGCCGAAGAAAGAATCCGTGGCAGTCAGGGAGGCTGGCAAAACAGATAGTCCAGTGTATGAGAAGTTGAAACGATATCTACCGACAGACAGGCAATCGGGTTATGGTGTTATGGCTATTGGCCAAAGGCCAAAGAGTGATGGTACGAAGCAAGAATATTTCTTCTTGGAAAGAGGTACAGAATCTCGGGGCTTCAAGCATGTGACCACTCGGCACCGTGCCGACTTCGCTGATCAGGGCATAACGAGGGATAAGGACATCGCTGATTTGGTGATGGCCGCCTTGGCCCATGGCAAAGTAATAGGCATTCAAAACCCCCGGCCACTCATGGGTAAACGTCCAATTTACGAGGTCACTTTCAACAACGAACAGCACTTCGTTGCAGTACAACTTTCAACTGACGGCTACGATAAAGCAGAGAGCGTGATAGGCGCTAACCCTAGTGAGAAGCACTACTCCGCCAGAAATGCTGTTGCGAGGTCACGTAAAAAGTAACCCGTGTCGGAAATCTACTATTCTTGGCGCTAAATATGATATGGCGGACGCCTGAAGACGCCTAGAATGACACCCACTTCGGATGTCATGTGAGCAGCGTCCATGGTCGCCCTACAACAACAACCACAGCCCCCCGAAGCCACCTCGCAGATAAAACCGGAACTGCGGGTTGGCTTCGTGCTCCTCAACCAGTTCACCCTGGTCCCGGTCGCTGGCCTGGTCGACTCGCTGCGCTTCGCTGCCGACAAGTCGTTCCGCAGCCAGCAAGTGTATTGCCAATGGGACTGGATGACCCTGGACGACCAGCCGATCACCGCCAGTTGCGGCATGCCCATTTCGCCGACCAAACCGCTCAACCTGTTTGCCCAGTACGACTACATCGTGCTGGCGGGCGGGCTGC from Pseudomonas kermanshahensis carries:
- a CDS encoding RHS repeat-associated core domain-containing protein gives rise to the protein MPALSDNAVHRNTPTVTVVDNRGLVARTIHYHRHPDTPTLTQPRITRQQHDAKGFMTHSCDPRLHASGRGNFAWLTDLAGTPVCTQSADAGVSINLSDAAGRPLLAVSRIALDERGEHVRSEAVTRTWHYENATLPGRLVGISEQVNGHAACRLERVVYAGNSAAEKAHNLAGQASRHYHTAGVLQTHGVGLTGVPLATTQRLLVDADNPQVEADWQSEQPADWEAQLQPESEASTTLSTVDATGAPLTTRDAAGHLRRQAYDVAGLLTQRWLTLEGGPEQVILNALSYSAAGQKLREEHGNGLVTQYCYEPRTQLLAEVRTERPTGHAQGAKVLQDLRYAYDPVGNVLSVRNDAEETRFWRNQKVEPLSTYVYDSLYRLASATGREMANAGQQGVNLPDMAILDNVTYSCYNRTYTYDMAGNLTRIRHSAPATNHSYTTDITVSDRSNRAVDSALTQDPTAVEALFNASGQQKALLPGQQLSWTPRGELHAVTQVMREGAADDGESYRYDIGNQRVLKVSTQKTAAHMRTQRVQYLPGLELRSTTQGGTLTEQLQVVLVGDAGHAQVRALHWAAGKPPELANAQLRYSYADQLGSGCLEVDGSGAVISREEYYPYGGTAVWAARSEVQGRYKFVRYSGKERDATGLYYYGYRYYQPWLGRWLSADPAGTVDGLNLYAMVRNNPMTLVDELGLRGKGKKNKGGGNSSGAQGTSVASGAGDAANDPVASTSASAGASRDGAGLLASSSQLEPSAADTQDDDGWSQAPSPKSKQASRSPKKESVAVREAGKTDSPVYEKLKRYLPTDRQSGYGVMAIGQRPKSDGTKQEYFFLERGTESRGFKHVTTRHRADFADQGITRDKDIADLVMAALAHGKVIGIQNPRPLMGKRPIYEVTFNNEQHFVAVQLSTDGYDKAESVIGANPSEKHYSARNAVARSRKK